The Desulfosporosinus acidiphilus SJ4 genome has a window encoding:
- a CDS encoding cell wall-binding repeat-containing protein has product MMRIRAFSLTLMVMIILSGAVVPVSAQTISEPYVSSRLAGQDQYQTSVVVAEAYNNSTCDNVILASGNDFPDALSASILSKKLQAPILLVGTTATASNEDFNYISAHVANTGTVYIIGGTSIIGTDFETKLTSMGYSNIKRFGGTDRYDTNMLIVNDVNVPQGTPVFIASGENFPDALSVSSFSGSKQYPTLLVGANYFPDKTKSYITKDNPSEVYITGGTSVVSQDMENQIKSLVPGATVTRLAGDDCFGTNATVLNQFSVTPQTVYLANGNNFPDALAGSALAAKTGDPILLVNNQVLTIPYAIQSYLQKLHDSGIHPNVQSLGGRTVVPDILIREVENTLDGKSPTDFTNIAGGDKNGYYLDSSGHVWVWGKAGWVTTKSTEGTVYTWGSQNTPVQKSSLTHIIAIAAGQEGGACALDTSGHVWAWGNLNDPLDGHVNLDATIQVSNLSNIVAVAGGGKTGYALDSSGHVWAWGWGVSGELGNGKSGWVLSENKPYFITTPVQVSDLTNIIAITGGDHAAYALDSSGHVWAWGNGGDGELGNGTSGSTLTNGSYFSATPVQVSNLSNIIAIAGGFATGYALDNSGHVWTWGDGGYGELGNGKSGFSADGIKLSPYFTTTPVQVSDLTNIIAIDGGFNTGYALDSSGHVWAWGLGTDGNLGNGAQNNSAVPVQVSNLADIVAIAGGSGTGYATDSSNHVWAWGNGTNGELGNGKSGATLNETSYGTTIPVEISNLPPN; this is encoded by the coding sequence ATGATGAGAATTAGGGCTTTTAGTCTAACTCTAATGGTCATGATTATTCTATCAGGGGCAGTAGTACCCGTGTCTGCTCAAACTATCAGTGAACCATACGTATCATCCCGCCTAGCGGGCCAAGACCAATACCAAACATCCGTTGTTGTTGCGGAGGCTTATAATAACTCTACATGCGACAATGTAATCCTTGCATCAGGTAATGATTTTCCTGATGCGTTGTCGGCCAGCATACTATCAAAGAAATTGCAGGCTCCTATTTTACTGGTTGGCACAACGGCAACTGCTTCTAATGAAGACTTTAATTATATCTCTGCACATGTGGCCAATACTGGAACTGTCTATATCATTGGTGGAACATCAATAATTGGAACAGACTTTGAAACAAAGCTTACTTCCATGGGTTACAGTAATATCAAACGTTTCGGTGGTACTGATCGCTATGACACGAATATGCTTATTGTCAATGATGTTAATGTTCCTCAAGGGACGCCGGTCTTCATTGCATCTGGTGAAAACTTTCCAGATGCTTTGAGTGTGTCTAGCTTTTCAGGGTCAAAACAATATCCAACTCTTTTGGTTGGAGCTAATTATTTTCCAGATAAAACAAAAAGCTATATTACAAAAGATAATCCATCTGAGGTTTATATTACTGGAGGAACGAGTGTCGTTTCACAAGACATGGAAAACCAAATTAAATCTTTGGTTCCTGGTGCGACGGTTACACGTCTGGCTGGAGATGATTGTTTTGGGACAAATGCTACAGTGTTAAACCAGTTCTCAGTAACTCCGCAGACTGTTTATCTTGCGAACGGAAATAACTTCCCAGACGCTCTGGCGGGGAGTGCCTTGGCCGCTAAGACTGGAGACCCAATCCTTCTTGTTAACAATCAAGTTTTGACGATTCCCTATGCTATTCAATCTTATCTACAAAAACTTCACGATTCAGGTATTCATCCTAATGTACAATCATTAGGTGGAAGGACTGTTGTTCCCGATATACTTATCCGCGAGGTAGAAAATACTTTAGATGGAAAATCGCCTACTGACTTTACCAATATCGCAGGGGGAGATAAAAACGGATATTATCTAGATTCTAGTGGACACGTCTGGGTATGGGGAAAGGCTGGTTGGGTTACGACTAAATCGACAGAGGGAACAGTTTATACTTGGGGCTCACAGAACACTCCTGTTCAAAAATCTAGCCTAACCCATATTATCGCAATTGCTGCTGGACAGGAGGGCGGTGCTTGCGCCCTTGACACATCCGGTCATGTTTGGGCCTGGGGAAATCTTAACGACCCACTCGACGGTCATGTGAATTTAGATGCCACCATCCAAGTATCTAACCTGAGTAATATTGTGGCAGTCGCTGGGGGAGGAAAGACTGGTTACGCATTGGACAGTTCCGGCCATGTTTGGGCCTGGGGATGGGGAGTTAGTGGTGAACTTGGAAATGGAAAATCGGGATGGGTGCTGTCAGAAAATAAACCATATTTTATAACAACCCCCGTACAAGTATCTGATCTAACGAATATTATTGCAATCACCGGGGGAGATCACGCTGCTTACGCCCTTGATAGCTCAGGACACGTATGGGCTTGGGGGAATGGTGGTGATGGCGAACTTGGTAACGGGACATCAGGATCGACTCTAACTAACGGATCATATTTTTCAGCAACCCCTGTCCAAGTATCTAATTTAAGTAATATTATTGCAATAGCTGGTGGATTTGCTACTGGTTATGCCCTTGATAACTCGGGTCATGTCTGGACTTGGGGAGACGGGGGGTATGGTGAACTTGGTAACGGAAAATCAGGATTTTCGGCAGACGGAATAAAATTATCACCATACTTTACAACAACCCCCGTACAAGTATCTGATCTGACGAATATTATTGCAATTGATGGTGGATTTAACACTGGCTACGCTTTGGATAGTTCCGGCCATGTTTGGGCCTGGGGGTTGGGAACTGACGGTAATCTCGGTAACGGGGCCCAAAATAATTCAGCTGTCCCAGTCCAGGTATCTAACCTAGCTGATATTGTCGCAATTGCTGGCGGATCGGGCACGGGCTATGCTACTGATAGCTCAAATCATGTTTGGGCCTGGGGAAACGGAACTAACGGTGAACTTGGTAACGGAAAATCAGGAGCCACGTTAAATGAGACATCCTATGGTACTACTATCCCCGTCGAAATCTCGAATCTTCCCCCAAACTGA
- a CDS encoding toxin-antitoxin system TumE family protein: MMIEEIANLCKLEFPSLIEKVEIVDPRRKRIRLTLFDGSYIDIHQNANGRYSYHWECDKGFYRFNNAPHFDDIETAPHHLHICKLKVLPSEVRGVTEEDVRKVLKFVHKRVSN, encoded by the coding sequence ATGATGATTGAAGAAATTGCCAATTTGTGTAAACTCGAATTTCCGTCTTTAATCGAAAAGGTTGAAATTGTCGATCCAAGACGTAAGCGTATTCGACTCACTTTATTTGATGGAAGTTATATTGATATTCACCAGAATGCTAACGGGCGCTATTCGTACCATTGGGAATGTGATAAAGGATTTTATAGATTTAATAATGCACCCCATTTTGATGATATAGAGACAGCCCCTCATCATTTACATATTTGCAAGCTAAAAGTTCTTCCCAGCGAAGTTAGGGGCGTTACAGAAGAAGACGTTCGAAAGGTATTGAAATTTGTTCATAAAAGGGTATCTAATTAA
- a CDS encoding type II toxin-antitoxin system RelE family toxin, which produces MFSSEEGSEEIQQLEKRDFDQIWRSIRALAQDPYANATHYISQHWLKIRFGDFRVAFDIDEQGKTITIRKVGHRREFYA; this is translated from the coding sequence ATGTTTAGTTCCGAGGAAGGTTCAGAAGAAATTCAGCAACTAGAAAAAAGGGATTTTGATCAAATCTGGAGATCTATAAGAGCTTTAGCTCAGGATCCATATGCGAATGCTACGCATTATATTTCTCAACATTGGCTTAAAATTAGGTTCGGAGATTTTCGAGTAGCGTTTGATATCGATGAACAAGGGAAAACCATAACTATAAGAAAAGTTGGACACAGACGGGAATTTTATGCGTAA
- a CDS encoding PIN domain-containing protein, with the protein MNKPMIADTNILIRLFVKDDDAQIEQLVRLIEQGDTTFCILSLVLIEAYWVLRKVYGFDKESILQVFEDFVESDGVELEEEILMQRILVRFREVNVDFVDVYLAEKSRSLELPILTWNSKDFRKLDCEFYKPQDISI; encoded by the coding sequence ATGAATAAGCCGATGATAGCTGACACCAACATCCTGATTCGTTTATTTGTAAAAGATGATGACGCTCAAATCGAACAATTGGTACGACTTATTGAGCAAGGTGACACCACGTTTTGCATTCTGTCACTTGTTCTAATCGAAGCCTATTGGGTCTTACGTAAAGTATATGGATTTGATAAAGAATCAATTTTGCAAGTATTTGAGGATTTTGTTGAATCTGACGGAGTTGAACTCGAAGAAGAGATTCTGATGCAACGAATCTTAGTTCGGTTTCGTGAGGTAAACGTAGATTTTGTAGACGTTTACTTAGCCGAGAAATCAAGGAGTTTGGAGCTGCCAATATTGACTTGGAACTCTAAGGATTTTAGAAAGCTAGACTGTGAATTTTACAAACCACAAGATATTTCAATATGA
- a CDS encoding AbrB/MazE/SpoVT family DNA-binding domain-containing protein translates to MAKQLLSGKLTSKGQLTIPVELRTLLNIKEGDRLAFVLDENERIIEVQPKTKKSIRGVMGALKSTSSIDVDVAIELAITERAKALASGLKESEDE, encoded by the coding sequence ATGGCAAAACAACTTCTCTCTGGTAAGTTAACTAGCAAAGGACAGTTAACTATTCCAGTTGAACTAAGAACTCTTTTAAACATTAAAGAGGGAGATAGATTAGCTTTTGTCTTAGATGAGAACGAAAGAATTATTGAAGTTCAGCCTAAAACTAAAAAGTCAATTCGTGGGGTAATGGGAGCATTGAAGTCCACCTCCTCTATAGATGTAGATGTTGCAATTGAATTAGCTATAACAGAACGGGCAAAAGCACTTGCCAGTGGTTTAAAGGAGTCGGAAGATGAATAA
- a CDS encoding tyrosine-type recombinase/integrase, which translates to MNLSVQGELLISKFINTLSIQEDLKPKTLKEYASDLKQFVGWFESPEYKEETIIFNIEDVSTPTLTRYREVMQKITVLKPATINRRLITLKRFFDWAITEGIIRRDPSKPVKLVPEEKVSPRQMTDKEEAALVAAAEQNGSTRDHAIIILMLHTGLRSMEVCNLSPSDITIGKRSGQLIVRSGKRNKQREVPLNSTCRAILERYINELSQNSIYLFPSEKTGNRLSERALRHVIQKYMKIARIEGLSAHDLRHRFGYVMAGNTPLHRLAQIMGHDSLDTTMIYVKATRADLQAEVEKISWE; encoded by the coding sequence ATGAATTTATCTGTCCAAGGGGAGTTGCTTATTTCTAAATTTATTAATACGTTAAGCATCCAGGAAGATTTAAAACCAAAGACGTTAAAAGAATATGCTAGTGACCTGAAACAGTTTGTCGGTTGGTTTGAGTCTCCTGAGTATAAGGAAGAAACTATTATTTTCAACATTGAAGATGTCTCCACTCCAACATTAACACGGTATCGGGAGGTAATGCAAAAGATCACTGTACTTAAACCGGCAACGATTAACCGGCGGCTTATAACCCTTAAGAGATTTTTTGATTGGGCTATTACAGAGGGTATTATTCGGCGGGATCCATCCAAGCCAGTTAAGCTTGTTCCGGAAGAAAAGGTTAGTCCACGGCAAATGACTGATAAAGAAGAAGCTGCATTAGTCGCGGCAGCCGAGCAGAACGGATCGACCAGAGACCATGCAATTATCATTCTCATGTTACATACTGGATTACGCTCAATGGAAGTATGCAATTTAAGTCCTAGCGATATAACTATTGGGAAGCGTAGCGGGCAACTTATCGTTCGTTCCGGAAAGCGTAATAAACAGAGAGAAGTTCCATTAAACTCAACATGTCGAGCTATTCTGGAAAGATACATAAATGAACTCTCACAGAATAGTATATACTTGTTTCCTTCGGAAAAAACGGGTAATAGACTAAGTGAGCGAGCTTTAAGACACGTGATACAAAAATACATGAAAATCGCTCGAATCGAAGGGCTAAGTGCTCATGATCTAAGGCATCGTTTTGGTTATGTTATGGCAGGAAACACGCCTTTACATAGGTTAGCGCAGATTATGGGTCATGACAGTCTTGATACGACGATGATCTACGTGAAAGCGACCCGTGCTGATTTGCAAGCCGAAGTGGAGAAAATATCATGGGAGTAG
- a CDS encoding type II toxin-antitoxin system RelE family toxin, with the protein MNSIYQLTLSRDSVKFLAKQERAIQERIRKALTGLAIRPPIGDIKPLKGRGKLMRLRVGTYRVIFDVNHTEQFVYILTIDNRGDVY; encoded by the coding sequence ATGAACTCAATTTACCAACTGACATTAAGCCGTGATTCTGTTAAATTTCTTGCTAAGCAGGAAAGGGCTATTCAGGAACGTATTCGTAAAGCATTAACAGGCTTAGCCATTCGTCCACCGATTGGTGATATTAAGCCTCTAAAAGGCCGAGGAAAATTAATGCGATTACGAGTTGGTACCTACAGAGTAATTTTCGACGTTAACCATACCGAACAATTTGTCTATATATTGACTATCGACAATCGTGGTGATGTCTATTAG
- the hfq gene encoding RNA chaperone Hfq: MIIKSKLQDAYLDQLQTTKTPVIVHLLSGVQIKGKIIGNDIFTIVLEFEGKQQMLFKQMISTISPLRPVNLMEIQSSQKQGK; the protein is encoded by the coding sequence ATGATAATTAAAAGTAAACTGCAAGACGCGTACCTAGATCAACTACAAACCACAAAAACACCAGTCATTGTTCATTTACTAAGTGGCGTCCAAATCAAGGGTAAAATTATTGGGAATGACATATTTACCATAGTGTTAGAATTTGAAGGAAAGCAACAAATGCTTTTCAAGCAAATGATTTCGACTATATCACCACTTCGCCCCGTCAACCTAATGGAAATACAATCTAGTCAAAAACAAGGAAAATAG
- a CDS encoding DNA-directed RNA polymerase subunit alpha, with product MLEMEKPRIECVERYENGSYAKFVVEPLERGYGITIGNSLKRVLLSSLPGSAVTTIKIDGALKASSKIPGVMEDITDIVLNIKSLALKGYTNEPRVIRLESQGAGVVTAGDIICDSDIVVLNKDLKIATLDNAGRLSIEMTVERGYGYVSAEQNKIPDDGVIPIDSIFTPIYKVDYMVEATRVGQITDYDRLTLETWSNGSISPEEATSRAARILNDQLLLFTKLNTAFATGESTEEIKKESKQDRNLKMSIEDLDLSMRAYNGLKRAGINSVKDLTRRAKADMFKVRNLGLKSLEEIDFKLKELGLSFQHEED from the coding sequence ATGTTAGAAATGGAAAAACCTCGAATAGAGTGTGTTGAACGTTATGAGAACGGTTCTTATGCCAAATTTGTCGTTGAACCTCTCGAAAGAGGATATGGTATAACAATAGGTAATTCTTTGAAACGTGTTTTACTATCCTCTTTACCAGGATCAGCAGTTACAACCATCAAAATAGACGGAGCACTCAAAGCATCTTCAAAAATTCCAGGGGTTATGGAAGACATTACTGACATAGTTCTTAATATAAAATCTCTTGCTTTAAAGGGGTATACGAATGAACCCAGGGTTATTCGTCTGGAATCCCAAGGAGCAGGTGTCGTTACAGCAGGAGATATTATTTGTGATTCAGACATCGTGGTCCTAAACAAAGACTTGAAAATAGCAACGTTGGACAATGCTGGACGGCTGAGTATAGAAATGACGGTAGAACGCGGTTACGGCTATGTTTCTGCTGAACAAAACAAAATTCCAGACGACGGAGTTATTCCGATTGACTCCATATTTACACCGATATATAAGGTTGACTATATGGTGGAAGCTACGCGAGTTGGTCAAATTACAGACTATGATCGGTTAACCTTGGAAACATGGTCAAATGGCAGCATATCGCCAGAGGAAGCTACTAGTAGGGCGGCAAGAATACTAAACGATCAGCTACTTCTTTTCACGAAGCTCAATACTGCATTTGCTACTGGTGAGTCAACAGAAGAAATAAAGAAAGAATCAAAGCAGGATAGAAACCTTAAAATGTCAATTGAAGATCTTGATTTGTCCATGCGTGCATACAATGGCTTGAAACGAGCGGGAATCAACTCAGTTAAAGATCTAACCAGAAGGGCAAAAGCAGATATGTTTAAAGTTCGCAACCTCGGTCTTAAGTCATTAGAAGAGATTGATTTCAAGCTTAAAGAGTTGGGATTATCGTTTCAGCATGAAGAGGACTAA
- a CDS encoding DNA adenine methylase, which produces MNSPIKWMGGKFRLRNRILEMLPQDHLCFVEVFGGAGWVLFAKSLSKIEVLNDVNGELINFFKVVRDKTQDFIRAFEYLLVSRQIFEEYKRANPQELDDIERAVRFYYLVHFSFGARMQSFIISPTGVRLVLKTLEQEIKQTRERLLNTIIENRDFEKLILSYDRPSTLFYCDPPYYGLTGYSSQGSRVFTVEDHIRLRDVLSRLQGRYLLSINDHPDIRELYNGFNIEEVSLRYSVSRKDKSTLKKELLISNYYNSNIANSQIAA; this is translated from the coding sequence ATGAATAGTCCGATAAAATGGATGGGTGGAAAATTTCGCTTAAGAAATAGGATCCTAGAGATGTTGCCCCAAGATCATCTTTGTTTTGTTGAAGTATTCGGCGGAGCAGGATGGGTACTCTTCGCAAAATCCCTCTCTAAAATAGAAGTTCTGAATGATGTCAACGGAGAACTTATTAACTTTTTCAAAGTCGTTCGTGACAAAACGCAGGATTTTATTCGAGCATTTGAATATCTTCTGGTCTCCAGGCAGATTTTCGAAGAGTATAAAAGAGCAAATCCGCAAGAATTAGATGATATAGAACGGGCCGTCCGATTCTATTATTTAGTGCATTTCAGCTTTGGGGCAAGGATGCAAAGTTTTATCATTAGTCCTACCGGCGTTAGACTTGTCCTTAAGACCTTGGAACAAGAAATAAAGCAGACTAGAGAAAGGCTCTTAAATACCATCATTGAAAATCGGGATTTTGAGAAGTTAATTTTAAGTTACGATCGACCCTCTACATTATTTTACTGTGATCCTCCCTATTATGGCTTGACGGGGTATAGTAGCCAAGGGAGTAGGGTATTCACAGTAGAGGATCATATCAGGCTCAGAGACGTTTTATCTCGCCTCCAAGGCCGATACTTACTAAGCATTAATGACCATCCAGATATTAGAGAGTTATATAACGGATTCAATATCGAAGAAGTAAGCCTTCGCTATTCCGTTTCTCGGAAAGATAAGAGTACTTTAAAAAAGGAACTGCTTATATCGAATTACTATAATAGCAATATAGCTAATAGCCAAATAGCTGCTTAG
- a CDS encoding HD domain-containing protein — MKTLGSVGTRSLLFGVHQFLWHPFTVWLAWRELYGPPSWKETICIVLHDIGYWHKKSMNGSDGVNHPEAGAELAGRLFGEECRQLVLGHSRSYAQSYNMKPNKLCWADKLSIKYEPWWLYLPRAWMSGELMEYRGMADQTGFINKRQPHREWLSRLKEQMIEQAYEEVELAGLMSGPECRYPYSINRSSEYM, encoded by the coding sequence GTGAAAACGTTAGGTTCCGTGGGTACCCGCAGCCTATTGTTTGGAGTGCACCAGTTCTTGTGGCATCCTTTCACTGTCTGGTTAGCGTGGAGAGAGCTTTATGGCCCGCCAAGCTGGAAAGAAACCATTTGCATAGTCCTTCATGATATAGGTTACTGGCACAAGAAAAGTATGAATGGCAGCGATGGAGTGAATCATCCGGAAGCTGGTGCGGAATTGGCTGGTCGACTTTTCGGAGAAGAGTGTCGGCAGCTCGTACTTGGTCACAGCCGCAGCTATGCCCAGAGCTATAACATGAAACCCAATAAACTTTGTTGGGCGGACAAGCTTTCGATTAAATATGAACCTTGGTGGCTCTATCTGCCTCGTGCTTGGATGAGTGGAGAGCTCATGGAGTACCGGGGCATGGCCGATCAAACAGGATTTATTAATAAGAGGCAGCCCCATCGAGAATGGCTCAGCCGGTTGAAAGAGCAGATGATTGAGCAAGCCTATGAAGAAGTAGAATTGGCAGGGCTAATGTCCGGCCCAGAATGTCGATACCCATATTCGATAAATCGGTCCAGTGAATATATGTAA
- a CDS encoding DnaD domain protein translates to MAWIPSNQEIARHPKTKRLARLLGVSLPTTVGHLHFLWWWALDFAQDGNLTEFDAFDLAAASEWDGDEKMFAVALISSGWIDGNPEDPDGPKHIHDWKEYTGKLIEKREEDAARKREDREKKRLQKTKHFKIPSDTSSSSTEKIPLPNTSMSQENPLPLDESSCIGPKDDKGSSVGVPLDGEPVILVRPTDVQRTSVNNPEPSNVTLTLTVPEYKPIIIDDDDDARARTEKMETDAGIGNLAIEFAMENWGRDLVPFEKAKIIQHCLDLARDGSCDPDGMLIKAIERSLDADKKLPYVQSIIEDWRLNGIIDHAGLAKLDGDRKKARVEDIKRRGNKERGRTRDTGHASPSGVALKGEKYANFYL, encoded by the coding sequence ATGGCGTGGATACCAAGTAACCAAGAAATTGCTAGACATCCAAAGACTAAACGGTTAGCCAGACTACTAGGAGTATCTCTCCCAACAACGGTCGGGCACTTACATTTTTTATGGTGGTGGGCGCTCGATTTTGCTCAAGACGGTAATTTAACTGAGTTTGATGCTTTCGATCTTGCCGCAGCCTCTGAATGGGATGGGGATGAGAAAATGTTTGCAGTGGCTCTAATAAGCTCCGGCTGGATTGATGGCAATCCTGAGGATCCTGATGGACCGAAGCATATTCATGATTGGAAGGAATATACTGGAAAACTCATAGAGAAGCGCGAAGAAGATGCGGCAAGAAAGAGAGAGGATCGAGAAAAGAAACGATTGCAAAAAACGAAGCATTTCAAAATACCATCAGATACTTCATCGTCATCCACAGAAAAAATTCCACTTCCAAATACCTCGATGTCCCAGGAAAATCCCTTGCCTTTGGACGAATCATCCTGCATTGGTCCAAAGGATGACAAGGGGTCGTCGGTTGGAGTTCCGTTGGATGGGGAGCCTGTAATTTTAGTACGTCCAACGGACGTCCAACGGACGTCCGTGAATAATCCTGAGCCGTCCAACGTAACACTAACACTAACAGTACCAGAATATAAACCAATTATTATTGATGATGATGATGATGCACGCGCGCGAACTGAGAAAATGGAAACAGACGCGGGAATCGGAAATCTTGCTATAGAGTTCGCCATGGAAAATTGGGGTCGTGACCTTGTTCCATTCGAAAAGGCCAAAATTATTCAACATTGTCTTGATTTGGCGAGAGATGGTAGTTGCGATCCGGATGGAATGTTAATTAAAGCAATCGAGCGAAGTCTTGATGCAGACAAGAAGCTGCCCTATGTCCAATCGATCATAGAAGATTGGCGACTTAACGGAATTATCGATCATGCAGGATTAGCCAAACTTGATGGGGATCGTAAAAAGGCACGTGTTGAAGATATCAAGCGCCGAGGTAATAAAGAAAGAGGGCGTACCAGAGATACAGGGCATGCGTCGCCTTCCGGAGTCGCTCTCAAGGGTGAAAAGTACGCAAATTTTTATCTCTGA
- a CDS encoding 5'-3' exonuclease: protein MLLLFDANNVVARYFYGRPPVFDARGHNIHAVSGIVNLVLRYYAAYRPSRLIVCWDSEGVTFRHKLYPDYKATRKPAPAELIEQIPRAKKALENLNIPQIAVNGYEADDIIGTLASKSEDVVRIVSGDRDLFQLISRNITVDYLRARKGPQPLTLLRHEEIYGIDPGQWVDFKALVGDPTDNIPGVLGIGEKTVWPLLKQGLTLKNLLEYPDILPVKAARKLLDCKEKALLSWELTKINCYVPLEMPLNFVVDVQSPLSQTTLRILGVKNKIA, encoded by the coding sequence ATGCTTTTGCTTTTTGATGCCAACAACGTGGTTGCAAGATATTTTTACGGAAGGCCACCAGTTTTTGATGCCAGAGGACATAATATTCATGCAGTTTCGGGCATCGTTAATTTAGTCCTACGATATTATGCAGCTTATAGGCCTAGTAGACTTATCGTCTGCTGGGATTCTGAAGGGGTAACATTTCGCCACAAACTTTATCCCGACTATAAGGCAACCAGAAAACCTGCTCCAGCAGAATTAATAGAGCAAATTCCACGTGCTAAGAAGGCACTGGAGAACCTTAATATTCCCCAAATTGCAGTCAATGGCTATGAAGCAGATGATATTATCGGGACACTCGCTTCAAAATCTGAAGATGTTGTTAGGATTGTATCCGGAGACAGAGATCTGTTTCAACTTATTAGTCGAAACATAACGGTCGATTACCTTAGAGCCAGAAAAGGCCCACAGCCGTTGACCCTGCTCAGACACGAAGAAATCTATGGAATTGACCCAGGACAATGGGTGGATTTTAAAGCTCTGGTTGGCGATCCGACCGATAACATTCCCGGAGTTTTGGGCATCGGTGAAAAAACAGTTTGGCCATTATTAAAACAAGGACTTACTCTAAAAAATCTTCTTGAATATCCGGATATTCTACCGGTTAAGGCGGCAAGGAAATTATTGGACTGCAAAGAGAAAGCGTTACTAAGTTGGGAACTTACTAAAATTAATTGTTATGTACCGTTGGAAATGCCATTAAACTTTGTGGTCGATGTTCAGTCACCGTTATCACAAACAACATTACGAATTCTTGGCGTAAAGAATAAAATCGCATAA
- a CDS encoding sigma factor-like helix-turn-helix DNA-binding protein, whose amino-acid sequence MLSIQELQRFQNYKFRVEHLLSAIDKLEKKLMNLRIGYQILLRVVKFQVSRRTVKITAYRTSHQLYQEIIHLRSLLNSERYQLYYSYYNTAKTIEGKLKLIEKQNERQNFGREALRTIKYIKTTFRRKVKVTSKRKGVRSLEDRTRLRVIYADIQDILTYLETGSPPPLRRDLSRRSRKQREVFFSSMTDWKLERILVSRESVIRPNRNLPENRILAYYLGHLSEREREAFTLHHGQGLAVGEVARIMRCTVGTIDQLLFRAHRTLELVKQRGEPPPTLF is encoded by the coding sequence ATGTTGAGTATTCAAGAACTTCAGAGATTTCAAAACTATAAGTTTCGAGTAGAACATTTACTTTCTGCAATCGATAAGCTTGAAAAGAAGCTAATGAATTTACGAATTGGGTATCAGATCTTACTAAGAGTCGTAAAATTCCAGGTGTCTCGGAGAACTGTCAAAATAACAGCCTATCGAACGTCCCATCAATTGTACCAAGAAATCATACACCTGCGGAGTCTTCTGAATTCTGAGCGTTATCAATTATATTACAGCTATTACAATACGGCGAAAACAATTGAAGGCAAGCTGAAACTTATCGAAAAGCAGAATGAGCGTCAGAATTTTGGGCGGGAGGCTCTAAGAACTATTAAGTATATCAAAACGACGTTTCGTCGGAAGGTAAAGGTTACTTCGAAACGTAAAGGAGTTCGCAGTCTAGAGGATCGTACCAGATTGAGAGTCATCTATGCTGATATACAGGACATTCTAACATATTTGGAAACTGGAAGCCCTCCGCCATTAAGGAGAGACCTTTCAAGAAGAAGCAGAAAGCAGCGGGAAGTTTTCTTTAGCTCAATGACAGATTGGAAGCTGGAACGAATCCTTGTTTCAAGAGAGTCGGTCATTCGACCCAATCGTAATCTACCAGAGAATCGAATACTGGCATATTACTTAGGTCATTTAAGTGAGCGTGAACGTGAGGCCTTTACTCTTCATCACGGCCAAGGATTAGCGGTTGGAGAAGTGGCTAGAATTATGAGATGTACTGTTGGCACGATCGATCAGCTACTCTTTAGAGCCCATCGAACGCTTGAACTGGTTAAGCAACGTGGAGAACCTCCACCAACATTGTTTTGA